The genomic segment TTGACGGGATCTTTGTGGAAGCTAAGGATGAACTTGATAAACACGCGTGGGATGCGAAGTCAGTGAAACGTATTGAAAGCGAATATTTCGAGAAACTAAAAGCTGTCCCGTTAAGAAAAGTTGAACACCCGGAGGATCGGATACGGGTAGGGTTGGTAGGCGAGATTTATGTTGTTATGGAACCGTCAATCACCAGAAACATTGACAGTTTCCTTGCGTCACAGGGGTGTGAGGTTTACAAAAACCAGTATTTATCTGAGTGGATGGACCATAATATGTGGCCTAAGTTTATGGCGCGTACATCTGACCGCGAAATCCTGAAAAAAGGCGCACGGTATATCGGGATGAAGATCGGCGGGCATGAAGTTCATACACTGGGGAATACTATTGATTATAAGGATAAAGGGTTTGACGGTGTGATACACCTTATGCCGTTTGCGTGTTTGCCGGAACTCGTGAGCCAAAGTATTTTTCCTAAATTGTCAAAGGATATGGATATCCCTGTATTGACATTAGCGATTGACGAACAGTCGGGCTTGGCAAATAATCTTACCCGTATTGAAGCGTTTGTTGAACTGATAAAAGCAAAAAAGGTGAGAAAAAAAGGGGACTCTGTGTGATGAACAAAATATTTTTAGGTATCGACGTGGGGTCTGTAAGTACTAACGTTGCTGCGATTGATCCCGGCGGAACCGTACTTGCGGAAGAGTATATCCGTACAAACGGGCAGCCGATTGAAAGCGTGAAACTTGGCCTGAAGAATGTTAAGGCAAAGATTGATACAAACACTGATATCTGCGGAGTAGGCGTTACCGGCAGCGGACGGCAGTTGATAAGTATTATGGTTGGTGCGGATGTTGTGAAAAACGAAATCACTGCGCATGCCGGTGCGGCTGTGCATTATTACCCTGATGTAAAAACAGTGTTTGAAATCGGGGGACAGGATTCTAAACTTATCATTATCCGTGACCAGATGGTGACAGATTTTTCTATGAACACGGTTTGCGCTGCAGGGACAGGGTCGTTCCTTGATCACCAGTCTGAACGGCTTGGGATTCCGATTGAACAGTTTGGCGATCACGCGGTGTCGTCGTCGGAGAATGTGCGTATTGCCGGGAGGTGTACGGTATTCGCGGAATCAGATATGGTTGCGAAACAGCAGTTCGGGTTTACAAAATCTGATATTATCAAAGGCTTGTGCGATGCGCTGGTACGGAATTATATTAATAACCTTTGCCGGGGAAAAACATTGGCCCCGCCGTATGTGTTCCAGGGCGGTGTTGCTGCAAATAAGGGTATTATCGCGGCGTTTGAGAAGGAGTTAAACAGTAAGGTTATTGTCCCGGAGTATTACGGCGTAATGGGTGCAATCGGTGCGGCATTACTCGCGAAAAGTTTTATGCAGTTATCTAAAGGCACGTCACGGTTCCGGGGGTTCGATGTATCAAACCTGGGCTTTAAACCCGGTACGTTTGAGTGTAACGGATGTTCGAACATGTGCGAGGTTGTGAAAGTGGAGATCCAGGGTAAGCCTGTGGCAATGTGGGGGGATAAGTGTATGAAGTGGACTAACTCGGTGATATGATGAAGGATACAAAACAAAAAATTATTTTTACGGCAATAAAGATTTTTGCGTCAAAGGGTTTGCATGGGACGAGGATGGAAGAAATAGCGAAACATGCAAAGGTTAATAAAGCGATGGTGTACTACTATTTCGCGAGTAAGGACAAGCTTTTTCGTGAAGCCGTACTTCAGATATTGATGAAAATATTCGAGGGTATACTCGTAGAACTCGCGGAGTATGAACATCAGAATACAAATGAAATTATGAAGGTCGAGCATTTAGTTCGCAAACATTTCCGCGTATTTTCCGAGAATCCGGATTACTGTAAACTATTGCTGGAAGCCGTGGCAACAGAGTCTGATGTGTTTCAGGATGCTATGGATAGTATAAAGAAAAATACAGGGCTTTTTCTTCCTGATTTGTTTAACCGCTTTTTTTCTGAAGGTGTAAAAAAGAATGTGTTCCGTAAGATCAACCCGCAGCAGGTGCTAATAAGTGTTATGGGTATGAATCTAATTTATTTTATTGAACGCCCTATCGCGAAGATATGGTTTCAGAAGCAGAAGAGTAATGAATCTAAGTTCATTAAGGAACGTGAGGAAAGTATTATTGATCTTCTGTTGTATGGAATAGTCAAACGCTGAACTTGTATTATAAATATTTAATGAAAAAAATCTTGTGTATAGCGTTAATTACCGTATTTACTAACCTTCCTGTAATTTCAGCGGGAATACGCTCTTTTGAATTCCAGGGGCAGGTTACCGGATTAGCGGGATACAATGACAGTAGTGACGGGAGATATTCTTCAGGTGTGCGGTATATCCCGGAAGTAAGGTATGGTTATGACCTCGGAGGGGATAGGCTTACAGATATTGAACTTTCCGCAAACATATCAGGTTTTACAAAACTTTCTGATGACGGGGTAGTGGTTAGTTCTGCGGATGTTAATCTTTATAGGTTAACACTGCGGTACTCGTCGTCGTTGTTTGAAACACGGGTGGGGTTACAGAAACTTAATTTTGGCCCGGGGAAAGTGTTACGCCCATTAATGTGGTTTGATAGTATAGATCCGCGGGATCCGTTCAAAATCACTGATGGCGTATACGGTATTCTCGCGCGCTACTTTTTTATTAATAACACAAACATATGGTCATGGGTTTTGTATGGTAACGATAAACTTCGCGGATTAGACGCAGTCATCTCTGACAAAACACGGCCGGAGTACGGTGCGCGTATGCAAACCGCAATACCGTTTGGCGAGGCGGGGTTGACGATACATCAACGCTATGTTGACCCGGTAGAAACTAAGAAACGGTTATTTTTGCCGGTAAACGATGGGACTGAACGCCGGTGCGGGCTTGACTTAAACCTTGATATTGAAATTGGTTTCTGGTGTGAAGCCGTAGCGAATCAGTTGGTAATAAATTCTAGCCATGAATTATGGAATT from the Elusimicrobiota bacterium genome contains:
- a CDS encoding TetR/AcrR family transcriptional regulator, whose amino-acid sequence is MMKDTKQKIIFTAIKIFASKGLHGTRMEEIAKHAKVNKAMVYYYFASKDKLFREAVLQILMKIFEGILVELAEYEHQNTNEIMKVEHLVRKHFRVFSENPDYCKLLLEAVATESDVFQDAMDSIKKNTGLFLPDLFNRFFSEGVKKNVFRKINPQQVLISVMGMNLIYFIERPIAKIWFQKQKSNESKFIKEREESIIDLLLYGIVKR
- a CDS encoding acyl-CoA dehydratase activase, with amino-acid sequence MNKIFLGIDVGSVSTNVAAIDPGGTVLAEEYIRTNGQPIESVKLGLKNVKAKIDTNTDICGVGVTGSGRQLISIMVGADVVKNEITAHAGAAVHYYPDVKTVFEIGGQDSKLIIIRDQMVTDFSMNTVCAAGTGSFLDHQSERLGIPIEQFGDHAVSSSENVRIAGRCTVFAESDMVAKQQFGFTKSDIIKGLCDALVRNYINNLCRGKTLAPPYVFQGGVAANKGIIAAFEKELNSKVIVPEYYGVMGAIGAALLAKSFMQLSKGTSRFRGFDVSNLGFKPGTFECNGCSNMCEVVKVEIQGKPVAMWGDKCMKWTNSVI